DNA from Elaeis guineensis isolate ETL-2024a chromosome 2, EG11, whole genome shotgun sequence:
TCCCCTGTCGGATCCGTTCCTTGGCGGGGACCGAGTTCATAAGCGCGGCACTCCCCCGCACGGCGAGCGCGGCCAGGTCCTCCGCGTGGAGCCGGTGCTTCAGCATTGTCCTCGGGAGGAGGAAGTAGAGGTTCCCCGGCCAGAGCTCCTCGTCGGCGCCGACGGCGGAGACGAACCCATCGATCTCCATCACGTCAGCGTCGCAGACGAAGCACGTGGGGTCCTTCTGGAGCACGTGAGAGACTCTTACCGGGCGGTTGTACTCCCGGAGCTCGCCGTCCGGGAGGATCACCTTAGCCGTCGCCGCCGGCGTCGCCGCCGCCGTCGCCGCCTCGCACGAGGTGCAGATCCCCATCGGCGCTGCCCTTCTGAGTGGTTTTGGTTTGGGCGTTTAGAGTGGGAGGCAATTTATATAGGGGAGGCAATTTGTCGCCAAGCGAGAGGAATGCCAGGCTGTGGTCAGCTGTGGCTAGGGTATACTTGGAGAAAAGGGCCTGGATTTGGAATAATTAACGGAGGCCGGGACTCACGTCATGGGCTAAAATAAGAACAATGCTGCCTCTTGCAATCGCCATTAACAGTAACAATTATCTGATCAATCACAGTGTGGTGGTTTCCAAATAAAGAGGGCGCAGGGCCGCTGGTTGGCCTGGATGACTATAATTTGCCCGCGAGAATGGCGACGACACGAAGGGCGTCGTCTGGGGATCCAAAGCCGAAAATTATGCCACTTTTGTAACCGACTCGTGTAGTCGCTGTAAAACCTCGAAGGGCTACAAGGTTACCGCGCTGTTCTCCCACCGTCAAATGGAAATCACGTGAACATGCGTGCTTTGATGAAGACCATGCACTCATTACGTGTGCTTCATTCCCCGAACATTTATGGTTTTGTTCCGTAGCTCATCGTCCCCgagtcttttctttttttggtaaaaaatttCAGTGTCTTTTCAGCGGTCTGTGGGGTAGCTGCGCATACGAGTCCCCTTTAGTCTCCGTCTTGCCTTGTATAATCTTAATGAGATTGATCTAGGTTTACACCAACGGGATGTAAGCATTGAGGTCTTTCTAGAGACAGTTCCTAACTTCCTATAATATTCTAATGTATATATAAATCATATCTAAACATTATGAATAATATGTTTTCATATATAAACTAGGACTCCGGCCCAGTTTGATTGGTCGGACCGAAAATCCGATGACCCAGTCATGAGACTGGGACGATTATCTAATTAACCCGTTTATACTTAAAATCCAGTTAAACCCGTTTGAACCGACTGGTTGGACCATGAACCACTTGATCTGGCTTAATTCGATTGAGCTAAAACCGTTTAACCAAATTTTTTACTGTTCATCAGTCCATCCCTTCGACTTCTTGAGTTCAAGACTGTAGACCCCGTCGGTCCATCCAGCTTCTTCATCTTCTCCTTCCTTGATGATGAAGTTGGCAACAACGGCAATGAAGGAGAAGGACCGAGCAACCGACGGTAGTGACAGACGGGTATTGAGGACGAGCCGACGAGGACGACTGGATCCTCCTTCTCCAATAAGTAAtcacaaacatttttttttttttttttacaaatctcGGTGAATAGGGCCTAGGATCGGTCCCTCCACCTCCTCTTCTTCCATCCATGACCTCCTCCCTCCGCCCTCCTTCTCCTCTGCTCAACCCCTTTCCCCCTTTGTCTCTCCGCCGTCCGGGGCctccctctgcctcctcctccacTCGGCCCCCTCCCCCCTCCATCTCCTCCTCTGTCGTCCGGTTGGACATCCTCCCTTCACCTTCTCCTCTTCCGTTCGACCCCCTCCACCCTCCGCCTCCTTCTTCGCCATCTGGGACATCCTCCCTCCGCTCGGCTCCCTTCTCCCTctacctcctcctcttcttccgtATGGGATCTCCTCCCTCCACCTCTACCTCTGGTcggccccctcccccctcccctcctcctcctcctctgtttGTGCATTGACCTACCGGTTCAATCGTTGATCCAATGGTTGAACAGCTGATCCACTGATCTGCTGTCTTGTCCGATCAAGATCCGGACCAGATTTACTAATTTTAACTAGGATGGATCTCGATAATTATACCTCTCTATTTAGTAATTAGATATTATAAATTTAGTTCTTATACATCTGGATTATTGTAGTGGGTAATGATAGTAGTAACACTGCTAGGAACGTGCTTTCTAAGTGTTTTGAATTAATGGAATCATATTGTTGGCGTATTCAGTTTGttccagataaaaaaaaaatgaacaaaaaTACTACTTACTGAAATTAAAGTATATGGTATCTGGTCAATTCAAGCACCAAACTAAACTAAGCCAAGCGGTTCTTTGAGTAGGTGGGCTTGTTATTCATCCGCTTCACAAGTTGGGGTTCAACGAATCCAGAACCAATTTTGTCCTGTTGGTTTTGGGTGGGCGCCGTTCGCGACCAAGCCGCCTTATCTGCACTCGTAAGTGAAGGATAGAAACCGTTAGAGGTGACCTCACCGGATGACAACTCACCCCTGTTTTTCACGGAACGATCAGGGGTAGAACGGTAATTTTGGTCCATCAATGGAAACGTGTCGAGTTGCGGGTCCGGCAGAGCTTCGTTGCACGGTCAGGGGTCGCCACGTGGGGATGCCACCTCGGGAAGCAGACCAGAGACAAAATGGTCGAGGGAGTCGCGGGGTGTAGGGTGGTGGAGCTCACCACCATGTGGTTTCTGGTGCTCCTCAGGGTTATTTAATTCTCTTCCTGTCGAGCCCACGGGGTCGTTTCGTGATTATGCCAACACGTCTCCATTCTGTGAACCTTCGGGTTGCCACGTGATAACGtgcaattaaaatatgatatgtcAAGATCTAAGCTTGTCCCGGTTTATCTTGTCCCCCCAATTATATGCGGCATTGTTCAAGGTAAcgatattttctttttttggtaaaaatttaACATAACAATATTTGATGTTACCATGTTGTTAGGGCCGCTCACATGGTTAGCATAAGCATCAAACCTAGCTTCGTCCACCACACTGGTTTCATGAAGCACTTGATGTCCCGGAAATCTAGCAAAAACTTGGTCGAGTACGTAGTGCATCACAGCCTAGGATACTAAGCCATTTATTTATTGAGAAAGATAGGTCTTTGTTCACCATTTATGTtgctaatttaataaaataatatattcaaactaatttgatcaATAACGATTCAGATAAGTAATAGTAGAGAAATTATTAGATAGGTCTGGTCTATTAGCTAAAGCTGTAAACTAGGCCTATAATAGCCCACCACGTTAGTCCATCTGGATGTTGAGAGGTCACTGGAGTGCTTGTGAAGGGAAGCTTTGTGGCAAGCAAGGGCAGCACCAATAAGAAAACTATCAAGGGGCGGCCCGCGGCCATCATCGTCAAGCAAACCCGATCTTTCAAGATCTTCTCTGGTAGCGAGATAAATAGGAAGAGCTAACATTAGTGGATAAATAAAGTTGTATAAGCCCCCTAAGTTGAACCGGATTTGTTAACAGTGGGAATGGACAAGTAAGAGCGAGCCTGGTGGACATATGGATCAATTGTTAGTTGGATCAGATCCATAATAGATCATAGATTATTTAATCATTTTTTCTTCATTTGCCCTTCTTAACACACATCTTATCATGCATTTAATATATTTTCTTTCCTTAATAACATGTGTTACCGTATATTTAATCCCGTTTTCCATTGTCCTAAGTACCaaagatccattttggatgagatccaacCAATAATTTCTTGAAATATGGGCCAACATGGCAGCTTGATACATGCTTGATTTATATTGAACTAGTAGATTGgatctatctaataattttttattaataattatcattattattgtaacaaaaaaaaaaatttaatgaaaagtGATAATTTTAAACCATTCGATCCTTGGCACTTTTAAGTAATAAGCTACATTATAATTTCTACCATAGTCAATAACAGATTTGGTGGAGGGCCCTCAAAACAGTAAAGCGTTGTCATTGAATGCTTGATTGGCAGTTCACTTGGGCGTTTTCGTGTGTGCGCTGGATCAAATGGGCCCAAAAGTGTCTGTGCTCTATTTTGGTTGGTCTTGGACGAATCCTTGGATGTATGGCTGGGTGTTGTTACTGTTGTCGTTTATATGACACAAGGACACTAAGACAGCTGGAAAGCTGGTAGCGGGGGGGCGAGTGATGATGGTGAGGAAAAAACCATGTGATTTTTGTGGTTCGCATGAGATGCGGGAGCAGAGGAGGCCAATCGCTACCATGTTGTTCCTTTGGTTTTGATCTTTATCTTTAAATTCTTTAAATAAAAGCgatgtcttttttctttttttttctggtaAAAGTGATctctatcaagaaaaaaaaaaaaagtgactgATCTCGACTCTTTTATAAGGTAAGGAAGCGTGTTGAGTGTGcgtttttcttttttgtgtgtgtgcTCGGCAATGCACTAGTTTTATGCCAGTCATTGCTTAGTGTTTATCTCATTTCTcaataatagattaaaataatgGGGTGAGATAATTTTATGCACACTCGACACGTTTTCTATCAATGTCGTGGGAGTGGTGGGTCTTCTTTGTAGGGGTAGCATTTTCATATGCATATATAACTCAGCTGCCTTGGATTTACCGAACATCCATGTCTTTGGTAACAAGTGCAAAATTGCACTATGGAATTGATTTGATAACAAACTTTCCCCCTCACCGCGAGCTTCTCTAATACAGCTGGTAAGTAAGAGAGTGCAATAAAGAAAATTTGCGCATCACCAATGCATTTAAAATTCTTGTGTTAAGCAAGCATCCCACACTCAAAATTTAGGATGAGAGGAAATGTGTTATGCAGCTATCTATTTCTCAGCCCTTTCTTTCCTGAAACTTCGAGTGGTGGTGACTATTGCACATAAAAAAAATGTTcactaaagaaaaaaaaggttgtTCCATGGTGGCGACCATCATGAGTGCACTTATTCTACATTggtttaattttatctaatttatccaaaaaaaaaccaTAACCATATAAAAAGAAAGCTTTTTTAGGTAAAGATGTCTTGGTttacattatatatataaataattagatttacGCACGATACTCTATGGGTTTAAAAGGATTGAATATGTGTAGGGTCAACTTTTGAGTGTTGATAAAGCGACTTGTATATAGACTTGGTTTGGTTGCGAGGCCTTTGGGCTTTCCCACCAAGAACTTCACCAGATGTTAATAATTCAATCTCTAAAATATTCAAGTTTGTAGGGGGAAAATATAGAGCTAAAGTTATATTACAGTGTTAAGCAACCTAAGAATATAAGTGAAttaggttttaaaaattttaataacaatatacaataataaatttatttttcaaaacatTATGAAcatcaaagatttatagtggtttagtgTCAAATCTTGCAGCTACCTTCACTCCCCAAGTTTTCTACTAGAGCACTTTTATTCACTAATTGTGTACAAATGATTACAATGTCGGATCCTAACGGTCAAACATCCTAGCTTTTCCAAGTTAGCCACTCATTTTCTGATATGACCAAATCCTGTATACTCCATTTCAAGATATAGATCAACCTCTTCCCCAAGTTTCAGCTCAATTAAATCTTGTTCTCATAAGTATAATAGGTGCATGAGTTAATCAATGAAAACAAGCAAGCTCTTTAATGagtacaataaaaataatttaaaaaatacttaGAGAAGCTTTTCAAATGCATATTTCAGCTGGAAATGCTCAGAGAAAGCTTTTTGAAGTGATGGTTGAAGTTGAAATCAATACTTCTCACAATAAATACTCTTCTTCTTTAAAAGTTGTTTTTCTTGGATTCTTATGATTGATTTCCATCTTTTAGAAGTCTATTTAAGTCGAATGGTTACTAGAGAGCCGATACCAACAATTGAAGATTTGTTGTGGAGTGATTGGAGGGCATTAAATATAATATTCTTGggctgaaaaactagccattatgtaCTGTAATGGCATAAGGGTCAACATTAGGATTGACCCATTGATCAGGGGTCAATATAAGGGCTGCCACCTATGGAAAAATAGAGAATTCAGCTCTCTCTTTCCACCTATGGCATATTAGAGGTTAACACTAGGGTTGCTCCTCACACAAGAGTTGATATCAGTGTCGCCTCTTGCAGTGTACCAAGCATGTTTGCCATCTTTTTTCTCAGAGGCTAACTTGAGGGTCGGCCCCTAGCTCTCTTGAAATATATCTTAATGTCCAGATTGCTGAATATTCAATGTTTTGGCCAACAAATAACTCAAGATAACCTCCTATCCATCCAAAgtcatcttttcatatttttgaagcctttgaaaatccTCCAGCTTGTCTCCAACTTGGAAAGATTGATCCTCAAGGCTTCTCCATGCATCTTTATTAGCTCAAGCTTCTTAGACTTCCCTCAAATATACTTTAAACTACTCCAAAGATATATAGGCATTAGTAACCATCTTAAtcactttgtgatcatcaaaattaatcattaAGTTAACAATCTCCCTTTCTATAATGATAACAAAATAGTATAAGCAGAATAAATCAAGTAATATATTAGAGAAGAATAATGTCTATATAATATATCATTAAGGATCATTTAAGCATTCTATAGCAGGCATATACAAATATATTGAAGCATATACAAATATATTGAAGCAGAGCATCAATGTAACACCCCAACCAAA
Protein-coding regions in this window:
- the LOC105035509 gene encoding uncharacterized protein, giving the protein MGICTSCEAATAAATPAATAKVILPDGELREYNRPVRVSHVLQKDPTCFVCDADVMEIDGFVSAVGADEELWPGNLYFLLPRTMLKHRLHAEDLAALAVRGSAALMNSVPAKERIRQGTAMSPLVFDVGSGEGAAVGGEVPAAKEERRKPDKKGRGIGRKFTPELSAISE